In the genome of Montipora foliosa isolate CH-2021 chromosome 3, ASM3666993v2, whole genome shotgun sequence, one region contains:
- the LOC137995401 gene encoding uncharacterized protein translates to MDTIHTAVEMMTPGCYMCSVDLKSAYYSVAIAPSDQKYLKFSWRGKLYQFTCFPNGLAFCPRKFTKLLKPVYSTLRNLGHLSVAYIDDSYLQADTYELCVHNVIDTLSLFHQLGFVIHPDKSVLIPTQRLTFLGFVLDSQSMTVALTGEQAVKVKEACQQLLQEKAITIREVAKVLGLLTSSLPGVLYGPLHYRSLEMDKTQALESNQGNFDSIMALSGEAVADLQWWINSVEETSKPVKQRETQITMTTDASKKGWGCSVEGTPSGGSWTHHEAQYHINYLETKAVFLALQAFSHEVSGKCVSILVDNTTAVSCINQMGTCHSKEINSIEKGHPVPGIQTGGIPPAAQDPHAPRVPLVRELLTSQGLSASAASVILQGWRAGTRKQYASYLKRWELYCGERKIDPLSASVIQGLNFLSELYQKHQLSYSALNTARSALSPIIVPSGGGTFGSHPLVTRFLRGVFNTRPSLPRYQEIWDISIVFTYLKSLHPPEKLTLKDLTMKTTMLVASLSGQRCQTIHALDVNNMVLTKDRCTFYIQELLKTSRPGKHFGKLELRAYHPDNRLCVVTFLEEYVRRTKPLRGSSRLFISYQKPHDSVTTDTVGRWLRKVLENSGLDVRKYVAHSTRAASTSAAKTVNISIQSIMDAAGWSNAETFRKFYDKPMDTEAGSFGTELLHAIDA, encoded by the exons atggatacTATACACACAGCTGTCGAAATGATGACACCAGGATGCTACATGTGTTCAGTTGATCTTAAATCCGCTTATTATTCTGTTGCCATTGCACCGTCAGatcaaaaatatttgaagttctCATGGCGTGGAAAACTCTACCAGTTTACttgttttccaaatggtctggcaTTCTGTCCAAGAAAATTCACAAAACTCCTCAAGCCTGTATACTCGACACTGAGAAACCTTGGGCATCTTTCTGTGGCATATATAGATGACTCATATTTGCAAGCTGATACCTATGAACTGTGTGTACACAATGTAATTGACACATTATCTCTATTTCACCAACTTGGGTTTGTTATACACCCAGATAAATCTGTCCTAATCCCCACCCAGAGACTCACCTTTCTCGGGTTTGTCCTAGACTCCCAGTCTATGACTGTGGCTCTTACCGGGGAACAAGCTGTCAAAGTGAAGGAGGCTTGTCAACAGCTTCTACAAGAAAAAGCCATTACCATTCGGGAAGTGGCAAAAGTGTTGGGGCTTTTGACTTCTAGTTTACCAGGGGTGCTCTATGGGCCCCTTCACTACAGGTCCCTTGAGATGGACAAAACTCAGGCCCTAGAATCCAATCAGGGTAATTTTGATAGCATAATGGCCTTATCTGGTGAGGCAGTTGCAGACCTTCAATGGTGGATAAATTCTGTAGAAGAAACCTCCAAACCAGTTAAGCAGAGAGAAACCCAGATCACCATGACAACCGATGCTTCAAAAAAGGGGTGGGGGTGCTCTGTGGAGGGTACCCCTAGCGGGGGCTCATGGACACACCATGAAGCCCAATATCACATAAACTATCTTGAGACTAAAGCTGTTTTCCTGGCATTACAGGCTTTTTCTCATGAAGTGTCTGGGAAATGTGTTAGCATTTTAGTAGACAATACAACAGCAGTGTCCTGTATCAATCAAATGGGAACTTGCCACTCCAAGGAAATCAATAGCATA GAGAAAGGACACCCTGTACCTGGCATCCAAACCGGAGGAATCCCACCCGCTGCACAAGACCCTCACGCTCCTAGGGTGCCACTTGTCAGGGAACTCCTTACTAGTCAAGGACTTTCAGCGTCAGCTGCCAGCGTCATCCTCCAAGGGTGGAGAGCGGGCACTCGGAAACAGTATGCGTCGTACCTCAAGCGATGGGAATTGTACTGTGGTGAACGGAAAATTGATCCACTTTCTGCGTCTGTAATTCAAGGTTTGAACTTTCTTAGTGAACTTTACCAGAAGCACCAGCTTTCTTATAGTGCCCTTAACACAGCTCGGTCTGCACTCTCACCTATTATTGTCCCGTCCGGAGGAGGTACGTTTGGTAGCCACCCACTGGTGACCAGGTTTCTTCGAGGTGTATTTAATACACGCCCTTCACTTCCAAGGTATCAGGAAATCTGGGACATTTCCATCGTTTTTACGTACTTAAAGTCTCTTCACCCGCCTGAGAAGCTTACACTAAAGGACCTTACCATGAAAACTACTATGTTGGTGGCATCACTATCTGGTCAACGTTGCCAGACAATTCATGCTTTGGATGTTAATAATATGGTCTTGACGAAGGATCGTTGTACATTTTACATACAAGAACTTCTTAAGACATCAAGACCAGGCAAACATTTTGGTAAATTGGAGCTACGGGCGTATCATCCAGATAACCGCTTATGTGTTGTTACCTTTCTTGAAGAATATGTTAGGCGTACCAAACCTTTGCGGGGCAGTTCCCGTTTGTTTATTAGCTACCAAAAGCCACATGATTCTGTCACTACTGACACCGTGGGCAGATGGCTCAGGAAAGTCCTCGAGAACTCTGGTCTAGACGTCCGTAAATATGTAGCCCACAGTACAAGAGCGGCTTCTACTTCTGCTGCCAAAACTGTCAACATATCTATCCAGAGTATAATGGATGCGGCAGGATGGTCAAATGCAGAGACCTTTAGGAAGTTCTATGACAAACCCATGGACACTGAGGCTGGCTCTTTTGGAACTGAACTATTGCATGCAATAGATGCTTGA